A section of the Labrus mixtus chromosome 15, fLabMix1.1, whole genome shotgun sequence genome encodes:
- the LOC132989472 gene encoding YTH domain-containing family protein 1-like: MSATSIDPQRSKGQASKVQNGSMHQKETVHDNDFEPYLTSQSTQNNSYQSITDPYLSSYYAPSIGFPYPLSEAPWSTGGDPPIPYLTPYGALSNGDHHFMPDTVFGQPGGLGSSIYPHRFNFFPENPAFSAWGTSGSQGQQTQSSAYGGSYSYPPSSLGGTLVPDGQTGFHSDTLNKAPGMNSLEQGMVGLKIGGDVTGQGSGVKAVGSVIGGPAVAPTGNGATPIGMPPPKPTSWAAIASKPAKPQQLKAKLKPGMPNPGGALPPPPIKHNMNIGTWDKGPVTKVATAPMQQQPLGLPHGLQPQPPMQQGPMQHPPPQSLVQPQMQPMALQPHPSHHQHHQPPPQAYQNHTQPPQPQTRWVAPRNRNQGYGQGCPGQDGGGVMGMVGGGNSGPQTSANQGPGAESHPVLDKLRANHSYNPKEFEWNLKNGRVFIIKSYSEDDIHRSIKYSIWCSTEHGNKRLDSAFRAMSSKGPVYLLFSVNGSGHFCGVAEMRSPVDYGTSAGVWAQDKWKGKFDVDWLFVKDVPNSQLRHIRLENNDNKPVTNSRDTQEVPLEKAKQVLKIITTYKHTTSIFDDFSHYEKRQEEEEEVRKTFEPPQIQSRSRLDQERQNRNKQ; this comes from the exons ACTAGTCAGTCAACTCAG AACAACAGCTACCAGTCCATCACCGATCCCTACCTGTCCAGCTACTACGCCCCTTCCATTGGGTTTCCGTACCCCCTCAGTGAGGCACCTTGGTCCACAGGTGGAGATCCGCCTATTCCATACCTGACCCCCTACGGAGCCTTGAGTAATGGAGACCATCACTTTATGCCAGACACGGTGTTTGGCCAGCCGGGGGGCCTGGGAAGCAGTATCTACCCCCACAGGTTTAACTTTTTCCCTGAAAACCCTGCCTTCTCTGCTTGGGGCACAAGTGGCTCCCAAGGCCAGCAGACTCAGAGTTCAGCCTATGGAGGCAGCTACAGCTACCCTCCTAGCTCCCTTGGGGGCACCCTGGTGCCTGATGGTCAGACAGGCTTTCATAGTGACACCCTCAACAAAGCACCAGGAATGAACAGTCTGGAGCAGGGTATGGTCGGTTTGAAGATCGGAGGGGATGTAACTGGTCAGGGGTCGGGAGTCAAGGCAGTGGGATCTGTCATTGGTGGTCCTGCTGTGGCGCCCACAGGGAATGGAGCTACACCTATTGGAATGCCTCCACCCAAACCCACCTCCTGGGCTGCCATTGCAAGCAAGCCCGCTAAGCCACAGCAGCTGAAAGCCAAGTTGAAACCAGGGATGCCCAATCCAGGAGGAGCTCTTCCTCCGCCACccatcaaacacaacatgaacattgGGACTTGGGACAAGGGCCCAGTGACTAAAGTAGCCACAGCTCcaatgcagcagcagcctcttgGCCTGCCTCATGGATTGCAACCTCAACCCCCCATGCAGCAAGGCCCCATGCAGCACCCGCCTCCCCAATCTTTGGTGCAGCCCCAGATGCAGCCTATGGCCTTACAGCCCCACCCCTCTCATCACCAGCACCATCAGCCACCACCTCAAGCCTACCAAAACCACACCCAGCCCCCTCAACCCCAGACACGCTGGGTTGCCCCGCGCAACCGGAACCAAGGCTACGGGCAGGGTTGCCCTGGCCAAGATGGTGGTGGTGTGATGGGTATGGTTGGTGGTGGGAACAGTGGCCCCCAAACTTCTGCTAACCAGGGACCTGGTGCAGAGTCCCACCCAGTGCTTGACAAGCTGCGTGCCAACCATAGCTACAACCCCAAGGAATTTGAGTGGAACCTGAAGAATGGTCGTGTTTTCATCATTAAAAGCTACTCTGAGGACGATATCCATCGCTCTATCAAGTACTCCATCTGGTGCAGCACGGAGCATGGCAACAAGCGGCTGGACTCAGCCTTCCGGGCCATGAGCAGTAAGGGCCCCGTGTACCTGCTGTTCAGTGTCAACGGCAGCGGCCATTTCTGTGGTGTGGCAGAGATGCGTTCGCCAGTGGACTATGGTACCAGCGCTGGTGTTTGGGCGCAGGACAAGTGGAAGGGCAAGTTTGACGTGGACTGGTTGTTTGTTAAGGACGTGCCTAATAGCCAGCTGCGCCACATTCGCCTGGAGAACAATGACAACAAACCGGTGACCAACTCCCGTGACACCCAGGAGGTTCCTCTGGAGAAGGCCAAACAGGTGCTCAAAATCATCACcacctacaaacacaccacCTCCATCTTTGATGATTTCTCCCATTATGAGAAGaggcaggaagaagaggaggaggtgcgAAAG ACCTTTGAACCTCCTCAGATACAGAGCCGCTCTCGGTTGGATCAG GAGCGTCAAAACAGGAATAAACAATAG